In Nocardioides daphniae, the DNA window CGGTGGCGCCGAGGCGGGTCGCCTGGCCGGGCTCGTGTGGGTGGCGCCATGACGGCGCGCGTCGACGAGCTGCGGGCCGGACTGGCCACGGTGCGCGAGCGGATCGCCCGGGCCTGCCGGGCGGTCGACCGGGCGCCCGACGAGGTCAGCCTGGTCGTGGTCACCAAGTACTTCCCGGCCAGCGACGTACGCCTGCTCGCCGAGCTCGGCGTCACCGACGTGGGGGAGAACCGGCACCAGGAGGCGGAGGCCAAGGCGCACGAGTGCGCCGACCTCGGCCTGCGCTGGCACTTCATCGGTGGCCTGCAGAGCAACAAGGCCGCTGCGGTGGGCGCCTACGCCCACGTGGTGGAGTCCGTCGACCGGACCAAGCTGGTGGCGCCGCTCTCCCGTGGTGCGGCCGGCCGACCGGAGCCGGTCGAGGTGCTCCTCCAGGTGAGCCTCGACCCACCCGGCGCCGCCCACCGGTCCGGTGCGCCGGTCGCCGACCTGGCTGCCCTGGCCGACGCGGTGGCCGACGCCGAGCACCTGCGGCTGGCAGGGCTCATGGCGGTGGCGCCGCTGGGGGCGGACCCTGACGCCGCCTTCGCCCGTCTGGCCGAGGTGTGCCAGGACGTCCTCACCCGGCACCCGGAGGCACGCGTGCTCTCCGCCGGGATGAGTGGTGACCTCGAGCAGGCGATCGCCCACGGCGCGACACACGTACGCGTCGGCTCGGCGATCCTCGGTCCGAGGCCAGTGATCTTGTAATGTCAAAATTCAATGGGTCGCCCATCGCGGGCGACACGATGTACCGGAGGAATGGCTCATGAGCGGCGCGATGCGCAGGATCGGCGAGTACCTCGGCCTGCTCGAGGACACCGGTCGGTACGACGACTACGCGGACGACGGCGCCGCGGACACCGAGACGACCATGGCTGGCCCGGTGGAGGACCGCCGCCCCGCCCCGGTCTCCGACCTGGCCGAGCGCCGCCGTCCGGCGCCGGTCCCGACCCCGACGACGGTGACTGAATTGAGCAGGATCACGACGCTCCACCCGCGTACCTACAACGAGGCTCGTACGGTCGGTGAGAACTTCCGAGAGGGTGTCCCGGTCATCATGAACCTCTCGGACATGGACGATGCCGACGCCAAGCGCCTGGTCGACTTCGCGGCCGGCCTGGTCTTCGCCACCCGTGGCAGCATCGAGCGGATCACCAACAAGGTGTTCCTGCTCTCGCCGCCCAACGTCACCGTCTCGACGGAGGAGAAGGAGCGCCTCGTCGAAGGCGGCTTCTTCAACCAGAGCTGAGAATGACTGCTGTCGGATCGGTCCTGTACGCGATCGTCTGGATCTTCCTGATCCTGCTGATCATCCGCCTGGTGGTCGACTGGGTCCAGGTCTTCGCGAGGTCGTGGGTCCCGAAGGGGCCCCTGCTGGTGGCGCTCGAGGGCGTCTACACCGCGACGGACCCGCCCATCAAGCTCGTACGCCGCTGGGTGCCCATCGTGCGCATCGGGCAGGTCGGCCTGGACCTGAGCTTCATGCTCGTGTTCATCGCCTGCTGGCTGCTGCTCAGCGTCATCAGTGGCGTCTTCGCCCTGTGAGCGTACTGTGATTCATGCCGCACGCCGCGCTGCGGCGTGACGGGCGGAAACCCCCGCAAGTCGTCCATCTGGACGCACCAGCCACATGGGTGCTGCACCACGCGTCGAGAACTGGCGCTATTGTTCCCACAGTCAGAACCATAAGTTTGTCGATGAAGAGATTGGGTGAGGTCATGCCGCTGACGCCTGAGGACGTGAGCAACAAGCGCTTTACTCCTGTCCGGCTCCGTGAGGGCTACGACATGGGTGAGGTCGACCAGTTCCTGGACGAGGTCGAGGCGGAGCTCGCTCGGTTGACCAAGGAGAACGACGACCTGCGCGCCAAGCTCGCTGCGGCGCAGAACGCGGCCCCCGCGACCCCGACGCCGTACGCGATCCAGGCCGTCGAGCCGGAGCCGGAGCCGGAGCCCGTCGCTCCCGAGCCGGTCTACGCCCCGGAGCCTGTGGCGCCCGTCGTCGCCGCCCAGCCGCCGGCGCAGGAGACCCTCCGCGTCGAGACCGTCGCCGAGGCCTCCAACGCCGCTGCGCGACTGCTGGAGATCGCCACGCGCAACGCCGACGAGCTCGTCGACAGCGCCAAGAACGAGGCCGACCGCATCGTCGGCGAGGCCCGCACCAAGGCCGAGCGCCTCGAGTCCGAGTCGAAGGGCAAGGCCGACCGCCTCGAGGCCGAGGCCCGTCAGCGTGCCCAGATGCTCGACGCCGAGACCGCCGAGCGTCGTACGCAGATGTTCGGTGCGCTCGAGACCGAGCGCGACAAGCTCAACGGTGAGGTCGAGACCCTGCGCTCGTTCGAGCGTGAGTACCGCTCGCGCCTGAAGACCTACTTCACCCAGCAGCTCGAGGCGCTCGAGGGCACCGCAAGCCTGGAGAACCCCTCGACGGGCGAGGCGCCGGCACCCAAGCGCCTGCGCTCGATCCTGGGCGACGACGAGGGCTGAGGCTCCACCACAAGGTTCTGAAGCAGCGGCCGGTCCCGTAGGGGGCCGGCCGCTGAGTCGTGCCCGGAGGTGTGTCGCGGTCCAGGCCGGTGAGGGGTCGCCACGCCGTACCGAGGATTGAGTGATTTGGTCCGACGCACTAACGTGCGTCGCAGCCCGTGTGGCCCTCGCCACGCCGGATCGTTCGAAGGGGGAGTGCGCGATGGTCCCGACCACCCGCAAGAGCGTGACCACCAAGAAGGTTCCCACCGCGGAGTCCGCGGCGGCCCTGGCCGTCAAGGACGGCGAGACCAGCTGGAGCTCGGAGGAGCTCGACGAGGTGCTGGTCGACCTGCACGAGCACCGCGACCGCCTGGTGAAGATGATGGACGTCCAGGAGCGGGAGCTCACGGGCCTCATGAAGGACGCCGGAGACGGTGCCGGCCACGACCAGGCCGACGTCGGCGCGACCAGCTTCGAGCGCGACCACGAGCTGACCCTGATGAACAACGAGCGGGAGATGCTCGCGCAGATCGACCGCGCGCTGGCCCGGATCGAGGCCGGCACCTACGGGGTCTGTGAGTCGTGCGGTGAGCCCATCGGCAAGATGAGGGTCATGGCCTTCCCGCGTGCGACACTGTGCCTGTCATGCAAGCAGCGCGAGGAGCGTCGCTGACCCCAGCGACAGCACGACGGGTCTCTCCGTCCCCCACTGGTCCCTGTTCGCGACGGTCGCCGTCATCGGATACCTGGTCGACCAGCTGACCAAGGCGTGGGCGCTGGAGACGCTCGACGACCGGATCATCGGCGTGATCGGTGACTGGTTCACCCTGCGCCTGGTCTTCAACCCGGGCGCGGCGTTCAGCACCGGGGCCGAGTTCACGATCGTGTTCACGTGCCTGTCGACGGCGGCTGCCGTCACGGTGCTGTTCCTCTCCCGCCGGGTGGCGAGCAAGGTCTGGGCCGTCGGCCTGGGTGCGTTGCTGGCCGGCGTTCTGGGCAACCTGACCGACCGGGTGTTCCGCGAGCCGGAGCCGTTCCACGGGCACGTGATCGACTTCCTGAGCTTCGGGGACTTCCCGGTCTTCAACGTCGCCGACGTGCTCATCAACGTGGCGGCCGGCGTGATCATCCTGCAGAGCCTGCGGGGCGTCTCCCTCGACGGGAGCCGCGACGGCGATGACGACACCCCCGACGACCCCGACGGTGCCGACGAGGCGTCCGACGACGCCGACGCGAGCGAGGAGAACCCATGACCGACCGTGCCGACCACCGCACCGTGCTGATCCCCGAGGGGTTGGCGGGGGAGCGTGTCGACGCGGCGATGGCACGCATGTTCGGGCTCTCACGCACCCGCTCGGCCGACCTCATCGCCGGTGGCCTCGTCCACCTCGACGGGGCGCAGGTCTCGAAGAGCGAGCGGGTCCACCCCGGCGCGATGCTGGAGGTCGTGATCCCGGTGGAGAGCGACCCGCTGGCGGTCGTGCCCGAGCTGGTCGAGGGCATCAAGATCATCCACGACGACGACGCCATCGTCGTGATCGACAAGCCCGTGGGCGTCGCCGTCCACCCGAGCCCCGGCTGGTCCGGCCCGACCGTGGTCGGTCACCTCGCCGGCGCCGGCTTCCGGATCTCGACCTCCGGCGCGTCCGAGCGCCAGGGCATCGTCCAGCGCCTGGACGTCGGCACCTCCGGCGTCATGGTGATCTGCAAGTCCGAGCGTGCCTACTCGGTGCTCAAGAACGCGTTCCGCCACCGCACGGTCGACAAGACCTACCACGCGTTGGTCCAGGGCCACCCGGACCCGCTGGAGGGCACGGTGGACGCCCCGATCGGGCGTCACCCCAAGTTCGACTACAAGTTCGCGGTGATGGCCGACGGCCGCCACAGCGTCACCCACTACGAGACGCTGGAGGCGCACCGCTTCGCCAGCCTGCTCGAGATCCACCTGGAGACCGGCCGCACCCACCAGATCCGGGTGCACATGTCGGCCCTCAAGCCCCCGTGCGTGGGGGACATCACCTACGGCGCCGACCCCACGCTGGCGCGACGCGTCGGGCTGGAGCGGCAGTGGCTGCACGCGGTCAAGCTCGGCTTCGAGCACCCCGAGTCCGGTTGAGTACGTCGAGTAGAGTCGACCTACCCCGACGACCTGGCGCACGCCCTCGACGTCATCCGTGACGCGCACTGACCCGACCCCGGCCCGTTGACGCTCCGCCCCGCGACGAGGGACGACCTGGCGGCGATGGTCGAGGTGCACCTGGCGGCGCGTGCCGCCGCGCCCATGCCGCCGGCCGCCGGCGGGCGTGACGTCGTACGCGAGGGGCTGGCCTCGGCGGACGAGGACGAGCTGTGGGTCGCCGAGGCTGAGCTCGCCACCGGCGCCGCTGTGGTGGCGTACGTCCGCTTCGTGCGCCCGACGCCCGGCGGGTGGGCTGGCTCGACGACCTGTACGTCTCTCCCCGGGCCGCGGGACAGGGTGCGCACCGCCCTGCTCGACCTGGTGAAGGCGGCGTTGCCGGACGGGTTCGGCCTGTGGGCCTTCGCCTCGAACCGGCCTGCCCGCGTCTTCTACGCCGACCGCGGTCTGGTGGAGGTCGAGCAGGTCGCGGCCCACGAGTCGCCGACCGGGGAGGCCGAGGTACGCCTGGAGTGGGCCGGGTCACCCGGTGGCTGAGACCGAAGGGCCCTGTCGAGTGCCAGCTGTCGGCGCGCTCGCCTAGTCTTGGATCTCCGAGCTCCGCCGGTGCGCGGAGCTCGACCCTCGTCCCTCTCGACCCCGTCGCACGTCGTGCGTCGGAGGCGCCCCTCGGAAGGAGCCACCGAACCCCTCATGTCGGTCGCCAACGACTCGTTCGCCCACCTGCACGTCCACACCGAGTACTCCATGCTGGACGGCGCCTCCTTGCTCGACGGGCTCTTCTCCCGCGTCGCCAACCTGGGCATGACGTCGATCGCGATGACTGACCACGGCAACCTGCACGGCGCCTACGACTTCTGGAAGAAGGCGAACAAGTACGGCGTGAAGCCGATCATCGGCATCGAGGCCTACCTGACGCCCGGCACGCCGCGCCAGGAGCGTCGCCGCGTGAAGTGGGTCGTGGCGGGGCTGCCGAGGAGGGTGGCGACGACGTCGCCGGTGGCGGCGCCTACACCCACATGACGATGTGGGCCGAGGACACCCCCGGCATGCACAACCTCTTCCGGCTGTCGTCGCGCTCGAGCCTCGAGGGCTACTTCTACAAGCCCCGCATGGACAAGGAGATCCTCGCCGAGCACAGCAAGGGCCTCATCGTCTCCACGGGCTGCCCCTCCGGCGCGATCCAGACCCGGTTGCGCCTCGGGCAGTACGAGGAGGCGGTGCGCGAGGCCGGCGAGCTGCAGGACATCTTCGGCAAGGACAACGTCTTCCTCGAGCTGATGGACCACGGCATCTCGATCGAGAAGCGGGTCCGTGACGACCTGCTCCGCCTGGGCAAGGAGATGGGCCTCCCGCCCATCGCCACCAACGACTCGCACTACAACAACCCCGAGGACGCCGACGCCCACGACGCCCTGATCTGCGTGGCCTCCGGCAAGAGGCTCGCCGACCCCAACCGCCTCAAGTTCGACGGCGGTGGCTACTACATCAAGTCCGCCGCCGAGATGCGGGCGCTGTGGGCCGACCAGTTCGGCATGCCCGAGGCCTGCGACAACACCCTGCTCATCGCGGAGCGCTGCAACATCGAGTTCACCGAGTCCACCGGTGGCTACATGGCGCGCGCCCAGATCCCCGCGGACGAGACCGAGGAGTCGTGGTTCCGCAAGGAGGTGTGGCGCGGCATCGAGATGCGCTACCCGGGCGAGCGGCTCACCCAGGAGGTGAAGGAACGCGTCGAGATGGAGCTCGGCGTCGTGGCCCAGAAGGGCTACTGCGGCTACTTCCTGGTGGTCGCCGACTTCATCCAGTGGTCCAAGGACAACGGCATCCGCGTCGGCCCCGGCCGTGGTTCCGGTGCAGGCTCGATCGCTGCGTACGCCCTGCGCATCACCGACCTCGACGACCCGCTCGAGCACGGCCTCTTCTTCGAGCGCTTCCTCAACCCCGAGCGCCCGTCGATGCCTGACTTCGACATCGACTTCGACGACGCCCGCCGCGGTGAGGTGATCCAGTACGTCACCGAGAAGTACGGCGCCGAGCGCGTCGCCCAGATCGCGACCTTCGGCCGGTTGAAGGCGAAGGCGGCGATCAAGGACGCCGCCCGCGTCCTCGACCACGGCTTCGCCATCGGCGACCGGATCACCAAGGCCCTGCCGGCCGACGTGATGGGCAAGGGCGTCCCGCTCAAGGAGCTCTTCAACGAGCAGCACAAGCGCTACGGCGAGGGCGGCGAGTTCCGTGCCCTCTTCGAGCAGGACCACGACGTCCGCACGATCTACAACACCGCGGTCGGCCTCGAGGGCCAGATCCGCAACTGGGGCGTGCACGCAGCAGGCGTGATCATGTCCAGCGAGCCGCTGATCGACATCGTCCCGATCATGGCGCGCCCGCAGGACGGCGCCGTCATCACCCAGTTCGACTACCCGATGTGCGAGTCGCTGGGCCTGGTCAAGATGGACTTCCTCGGACTGTCCAACCTCCGCATCCTCGAGGACGCGGTCGCCAACATCCGCGCCAACCGCGAGATCGACGTGGTCCTGGAGGACCTCCCGTTCGACGACCGGGCGACGTACGAGCTGATGGGCCGCGGCGACACGCTCGGCGTCTTCCAGCTCGATGGTGGCGGCATGCGGGCCCTGCTCCGCTCGCTGCTGCCCGACCAGTTCGCCGACATCACGGCCGTCTCGGCGCTCTACCGCCCCGGCCCGATGGGTGCGGACTCGCACAACAAGTACGCCCGGCGCAAGAACGGGCGCGAGCCGATCGAGCCGATCCACCCCGCGCTGGCCGAGGCCCTCGAGCCGGTGCTGGGGGAGACGTACGGCCTGATCGTCTACCAGGAGCAGGTCATGGCGATCGCCCAGGTGCTCGCCGGCTTCACCCTCGGTGCCGCAGACAACCTGCGTCGCGCCATGGGCAAGAAGAAGAAGGAGGAGCTGGACAAGCAGTACGCCGGCTTCCAGGCCGGCATGCTCGAGCGGGGCTACCCGCAGGACGCCATCGACACGCTGTGGGAGATCCTGCTCCCGTTCTCCGACTACGCGTTCAACAAGTCGCACTCCGCCGCCTACGGCGTCATCACGTACTGGACCGCCTACCT includes these proteins:
- a CDS encoding TraR/DksA family transcriptional regulator, yielding MVPTTRKSVTTKKVPTAESAAALAVKDGETSWSSEELDEVLVDLHEHRDRLVKMMDVQERELTGLMKDAGDGAGHDQADVGATSFERDHELTLMNNEREMLAQIDRALARIEAGTYGVCESCGEPIGKMRVMAFPRATLCLSCKQREERR
- a CDS encoding PHP domain-containing protein — translated: MSVANDSFAHLHVHTEYSMLDGASLLDGLFSRVANLGMTSIAMTDHGNLHGAYDFWKKANKYGVKPIIGIEAYLTPGTPRQERRRVKWVVAGLPRRVATTSPVAAPTPT
- the lspA gene encoding signal peptidase II, with product MRHCACHASSARSVADPSDSTTGLSVPHWSLFATVAVIGYLVDQLTKAWALETLDDRIIGVIGDWFTLRLVFNPGAAFSTGAEFTIVFTCLSTAAAVTVLFLSRRVASKVWAVGLGALLAGVLGNLTDRVFREPEPFHGHVIDFLSFGDFPVFNVADVLINVAAGVIILQSLRGVSLDGSRDGDDDTPDDPDGADEASDDADASEENP
- the dnaE gene encoding DNA polymerase III subunit alpha codes for the protein MGRGGAAEEGGDDVAGGGAYTHMTMWAEDTPGMHNLFRLSSRSSLEGYFYKPRMDKEILAEHSKGLIVSTGCPSGAIQTRLRLGQYEEAVREAGELQDIFGKDNVFLELMDHGISIEKRVRDDLLRLGKEMGLPPIATNDSHYNNPEDADAHDALICVASGKRLADPNRLKFDGGGYYIKSAAEMRALWADQFGMPEACDNTLLIAERCNIEFTESTGGYMARAQIPADETEESWFRKEVWRGIEMRYPGERLTQEVKERVEMELGVVAQKGYCGYFLVVADFIQWSKDNGIRVGPGRGSGAGSIAAYALRITDLDDPLEHGLFFERFLNPERPSMPDFDIDFDDARRGEVIQYVTEKYGAERVAQIATFGRLKAKAAIKDAARVLDHGFAIGDRITKALPADVMGKGVPLKELFNEQHKRYGEGGEFRALFEQDHDVRTIYNTAVGLEGQIRNWGVHAAGVIMSSEPLIDIVPIMARPQDGAVITQFDYPMCESLGLVKMDFLGLSNLRILEDAVANIRANREIDVVLEDLPFDDRATYELMGRGDTLGVFQLDGGGMRALLRSLLPDQFADITAVSALYRPGPMGADSHNKYARRKNGREPIEPIHPALAEALEPVLGETYGLIVYQEQVMAIAQVLAGFTLGAADNLRRAMGKKKKEELDKQYAGFQAGMLERGYPQDAIDTLWEILLPFSDYAFNKSHSAAYGVITYWTAYLKANYPTEYMAALLTSVKDDKDKMAIYLNECRRMKIQVLPPDVNESSSNFTAVGKDIRFGLTAIRNVGANVVDGIIEGRTSQGRYADFNDFMAKVPPLVCNKRVIDSLIKAGAFDDMKHRRRRAPGDPRVGGRPVRRHQAQRGDRPGLPLRRSDGRGRHRRLRRDGRHPEIDEWDKMTLLGHEREMLGLYVSDHPLMGLEHVLSNGTDCTIGQLLTDEDRAHGTTVTVSGLVTQVQRKITKRGDAWATLTLEDLEGGIEVLLFPSAYQLAAPHLMQDAIIRVKGQLSRDKEQPELRGQEVTVPDLSDGPSGPVVVSLPATRCTQPVVESLRDVLSAHPGMTEVHLRLMSRSSTTVMKLDDRLRVTPTSALFADLKQLLGPQCLGQ
- a CDS encoding YggT family protein gives rise to the protein MTAVGSVLYAIVWIFLILLIIRLVVDWVQVFARSWVPKGPLLVALEGVYTATDPPIKLVRRWVPIVRIGQVGLDLSFMLVFIACWLLLSVISGVFAL
- a CDS encoding YggS family pyridoxal phosphate-dependent enzyme, translated to MTARVDELRAGLATVRERIARACRAVDRAPDEVSLVVVTKYFPASDVRLLAELGVTDVGENRHQEAEAKAHECADLGLRWHFIGGLQSNKAAAVGAYAHVVESVDRTKLVAPLSRGAAGRPEPVEVLLQVSLDPPGAAHRSGAPVADLAALADAVADAEHLRLAGLMAVAPLGADPDAAFARLAEVCQDVLTRHPEARVLSAGMSGDLEQAIAHGATHVRVGSAILGPRPVIL
- a CDS encoding DivIVA domain-containing protein, encoding MPLTPEDVSNKRFTPVRLREGYDMGEVDQFLDEVEAELARLTKENDDLRAKLAAAQNAAPATPTPYAIQAVEPEPEPEPVAPEPVYAPEPVAPVVAAQPPAQETLRVETVAEASNAAARLLEIATRNADELVDSAKNEADRIVGEARTKAERLESESKGKADRLEAEARQRAQMLDAETAERRTQMFGALETERDKLNGEVETLRSFEREYRSRLKTYFTQQLEALEGTASLENPSTGEAPAPKRLRSILGDDEG
- a CDS encoding cell division protein SepF, coding for MSGAMRRIGEYLGLLEDTGRYDDYADDGAADTETTMAGPVEDRRPAPVSDLAERRRPAPVPTPTTVTELSRITTLHPRTYNEARTVGENFREGVPVIMNLSDMDDADAKRLVDFAAGLVFATRGSIERITNKVFLLSPPNVTVSTEEKERLVEGGFFNQS